The Allocatelliglobosispora scoriae genome contains a region encoding:
- a CDS encoding NYN domain-containing protein has protein sequence MEGAVSGENSDETDFIPEPILPEPVRQRVITMTASVLSGLPQDELNVPLRKIAKFAPNRRARMGGQVIAAHLTADSVFRQRVGQRVLADSGELGLAVLEGISPAAADPVEVAALAYLARPNGWRELIETADTAVRAESESAAVAELVAAAETRALRAEHDRAVARTEAEKLRDELAKIHREMAQVREESRGTAKALRETQGALKKATDQLSAEKGRIAKNASDHDAELKRLRAKLAEAETAGSSVRQAARDARQVDEARLWLLLETIGQAAVGLRRELALDPVDVLPADAVADAHAERPGGSTASARAQSTDDPARLDQLLALPKAHLLVDGYNVTKRGYGEISLEQQRSRLIAGLGGLAAQTRAEVTVVFDGAESVHGLPPAPRGVRVLFSRKGETADELIRRLVRAEPAGRPIVVVSSDREVADGVRRHGAYPMAADSLLRRLSRG, from the coding sequence ATGGAGGGCGCGGTCTCTGGCGAAAATTCCGACGAAACGGACTTCATTCCGGAGCCGATCCTGCCTGAACCGGTCCGCCAGCGCGTGATCACGATGACCGCGAGCGTCCTGTCCGGGCTGCCGCAGGACGAGCTCAACGTGCCTCTGCGCAAGATCGCCAAGTTCGCGCCGAATCGCCGCGCCCGGATGGGCGGGCAGGTCATCGCCGCCCACCTCACCGCCGACTCGGTCTTCCGTCAGCGCGTCGGCCAGCGGGTGCTCGCCGACTCCGGCGAGCTCGGCCTCGCCGTGCTCGAGGGGATCAGCCCGGCCGCCGCCGACCCGGTGGAGGTCGCCGCCCTCGCCTACCTCGCCCGGCCGAACGGCTGGCGCGAGCTGATCGAGACCGCCGACACCGCCGTGCGCGCCGAGAGCGAGAGCGCCGCCGTCGCCGAACTCGTCGCCGCCGCCGAGACCCGCGCGCTGCGCGCCGAGCACGACCGGGCGGTGGCGCGGACCGAGGCGGAGAAGCTGCGCGACGAGCTCGCCAAGATCCACCGCGAGATGGCCCAGGTCCGCGAGGAGTCCCGGGGCACCGCGAAGGCCCTGCGGGAGACCCAGGGCGCGCTGAAGAAGGCGACCGATCAGCTCTCGGCCGAGAAGGGCCGCATCGCCAAGAACGCGTCCGACCACGACGCGGAGCTCAAGCGCCTGCGCGCCAAGCTCGCCGAGGCCGAGACCGCGGGCAGCAGCGTCCGCCAGGCCGCCCGCGACGCCCGGCAGGTCGACGAGGCGCGGCTGTGGCTGCTGCTGGAGACGATCGGCCAGGCCGCCGTCGGCCTGCGCCGCGAACTCGCCCTCGACCCCGTCGACGTGCTCCCGGCCGACGCCGTCGCCGACGCACACGCCGAGCGCCCCGGCGGCTCCACCGCCTCCGCCCGCGCGCAGAGCACCGACGACCCCGCGCGCCTTGATCAGCTGCTCGCGCTCCCCAAGGCGCATCTGCTGGTCGACGGTTACAACGTCACCAAGCGGGGGTACGGCGAGATCTCCCTCGAGCAGCAACGAAGCCGCCTCATCGCCGGTCTCGGCGGGCTCGCCGCACAGACCCGCGCCGAGGTGACGGTCGTCTTCGACGGTGCTGAATCCGTGCACGGGCTGCCACCGGCCCCGCGCGGAGTGCGCGTCCTCTTCTCCCGCAAGGGCGAGACCGCAGACGAGCTGATCAGGCGGCTGGTCCGGGCCGAACCGGCCGGGCGCCCCATCGTCGTCGTCTCCTCCGACCGCGAGGTCGCCGACGGGGTGCGCCGCCACGGCGCCTACCCGATGGCCGCCGACTCACTCCTCCGGCGCCTCTCCCGGGGTTAG
- a CDS encoding DEDD exonuclease domain-containing protein: MQLSFDDLLDDPRSRDLFHTTFVVLDLETTGGSPHDADGITEIGAVRVRGGEQLGTFATLVNPGSPLPPFITVLTGITQAMLAPAPRIEAVLPALLEFIGDAVFVAHNAPYDVGFLKAACARHGYPWPVRRVLDTAALARRVFTRDEVPNRKLSTLARYLRTPHQPNHRALEDALTTVDLLHAMIGRLGGHRVHTLGDAIEFSKPITPEQRAKRTLADGLPHAPGVYVFRAADDRPLYVGTSQDIATRVRTYFTAGEKRARISEMIRMATRVEAVTCAHALEAQVRELRLIATHAPPYNRRSKFPERVLWLKLTHEHFPRLSVVRQLADDGATYLGPFGGRRAAEAAAAACHEVLPIRQCTPKLSLRVTSPACALAELGRCPAPCEHKITPEVYAETAAHPFRQAVTGDPGPIVEALLARLRVLAAAERFEEAAALRERLTAFLRAVVRMQRLSSLTGIEELVAARLDAQGGWEIAIIRWGRLAAAALSPRGTHPRTTLDQARLTAEAVSPGHGPVPAATAEETERVLDWLERPETRLVEASSGWGSPVGGAARFRTLLGRLDLSARTTE, from the coding sequence GTGCAGCTCTCCTTCGACGACTTGCTGGACGATCCTCGCTCCCGTGACCTGTTCCACACCACTTTCGTCGTGCTCGATCTGGAGACGACCGGCGGCAGCCCGCACGACGCCGACGGCATCACCGAGATCGGCGCGGTCCGGGTGCGCGGCGGCGAGCAGCTCGGCACCTTCGCGACCCTCGTCAACCCCGGCTCGCCCCTGCCGCCCTTCATCACCGTCCTGACCGGCATCACCCAGGCGATGCTCGCGCCCGCGCCGCGGATCGAGGCGGTGCTCCCGGCGCTGCTGGAGTTCATCGGCGACGCGGTCTTCGTCGCCCACAACGCGCCCTATGACGTCGGCTTCCTCAAGGCCGCCTGCGCCCGGCACGGCTACCCCTGGCCGGTCCGGCGGGTGCTCGACACCGCGGCGCTGGCCCGGCGGGTCTTCACCCGCGACGAGGTGCCCAACCGCAAGCTCAGCACGCTCGCGAGATACCTGCGCACCCCGCACCAGCCCAACCACCGGGCCCTCGAGGACGCGCTGACCACCGTCGACCTGCTGCACGCGATGATCGGCCGACTCGGCGGGCACCGGGTGCACACGCTCGGCGACGCGATCGAGTTCAGCAAGCCGATCACGCCGGAGCAGCGGGCCAAGCGCACCCTCGCCGACGGCCTGCCGCACGCGCCGGGGGTCTACGTCTTCCGCGCCGCCGACGACCGGCCGCTCTACGTCGGCACCTCGCAGGACATCGCCACCCGCGTCCGGACCTACTTCACCGCCGGCGAGAAGCGGGCCCGGATCTCCGAGATGATCCGGATGGCGACCCGGGTCGAGGCCGTGACCTGCGCACATGCTCTGGAGGCCCAGGTCCGCGAGCTGCGGCTGATCGCCACCCACGCGCCGCCCTACAACCGGCGCTCCAAGTTCCCCGAGCGGGTGCTGTGGCTGAAGCTGACCCATGAGCACTTCCCCCGGCTCTCGGTGGTCCGGCAGCTCGCCGACGACGGCGCGACCTATCTCGGACCCTTCGGCGGTCGCCGCGCCGCCGAGGCGGCCGCCGCCGCCTGCCACGAGGTGCTGCCGATCCGGCAGTGCACGCCGAAACTCTCGCTCCGGGTCACCTCCCCGGCCTGCGCGCTGGCCGAGCTGGGCCGCTGCCCCGCGCCCTGCGAGCACAAGATCACCCCCGAGGTGTACGCCGAAACGGCCGCCCACCCCTTCCGCCAGGCGGTGACCGGCGACCCCGGCCCGATCGTCGAGGCGCTCCTGGCCCGGCTGCGGGTCCTCGCCGCCGCCGAGCGTTTCGAGGAGGCGGCAGCCCTGCGGGAGCGCCTCACCGCGTTCCTCCGGGCGGTCGTGCGGATGCAGCGACTCAGCTCGCTCACCGGCATCGAGGAGCTGGTGGCGGCCCGGCTCGACGCGCAGGGCGGCTGGGAGATAGCCATCATCCGATGGGGCCGGCTCGCCGCAGCGGCCCTCTCACCTCGGGGCACGCACCCGCGCACCACCCTGGATCAGGCACGACTCACCGCGGAGGCGGTGTCGCCGGGGCACGGGCCGGTGCCCGCGGCGACCGCCGAAGAGACGGAGCGGGTGCTCGACTGGTTGGAGCGGCCGGAGACCCGATTGGTGGAGGCATCCTCCGGCTGGGGGTCACCCGTCGGTGGCGCGGCCCGCTTCCGGACACTGCTCGGACGGCTCGATCTGAGCGCTCGGACCACTGAGTGA
- a CDS encoding NUDIX hydrolase, with protein sequence MRVRLTALGYGVFYRLPHKLRMRLVRLATPKYTIGAVGLIFDSEAADPGRILLLRQPPGRGWTLPAGLLGRGETPLTGAVREIAEETGIELTPDQITPAVPSAVVHTNGKWVDTVFTVRVPAATTTLDVDGAEVFEAAWHAVDELPKLTPATARLLAIYGIGPLAS encoded by the coding sequence ATGCGTGTCCGCCTCACCGCCCTCGGCTACGGCGTCTTCTACCGCCTGCCGCACAAGCTGCGGATGCGCCTGGTGCGTCTCGCCACCCCGAAATACACGATCGGCGCGGTGGGCCTCATCTTCGACAGCGAGGCAGCCGACCCCGGCCGCATCCTGCTGCTGCGCCAGCCACCCGGGCGCGGTTGGACCCTGCCGGCCGGACTGCTCGGCCGCGGCGAGACACCGCTGACCGGCGCCGTCCGGGAGATCGCCGAGGAGACCGGCATCGAGCTCACCCCCGATCAGATCACGCCTGCGGTGCCGAGCGCGGTCGTGCACACCAACGGCAAGTGGGTCGACACGGTCTTCACGGTCCGGGTCCCGGCCGCCACCACCACGCTCGACGTCGACGGCGCCGAGGTCTTCGAGGCAGCCTGGCACGCCGTCGACGAGCTGCCCAAACTCACCCCCGCGACAGCGCGCCTGCTCGCGATCTACGGCATCGGGCCGCTCGCGTCATGA
- a CDS encoding RelA/SpoT family protein: protein MDVNAALGASDEISIAARFRGMLQWPDRLGRLSSPADPVTALVRAHRSVHPGADTALLRRAYVTADRAHSGQFRKSGEPYVTHPLAVAQILADLGMDTTTLAAALLHDTVEDTPYLLDTMRADFGDEVAYLVDGVTKFEKSHFGAIAEAETIRKMIIWAGRDVRVLVIKLADRLHNMRTLDARSPASRARIAGATREVLVPLCDRLGIQALKRELEDVVLSHLEPETYEEIDQVIQKRAQWSGFLAHIIASAEQALRADKVDASVEPRHRHHYTIWRDTVAKGMSLPPIDTPRIVVLVDGPEGECYTALGAIHGMWRPVPGRFKDFIAAPKNNLYRSLHTTVLGPDNQPIEVLIRTEEMHRDVEWGIVARFRFPTKMLPDRLSRPLGAALGAAWPAALSKTLPDALRRPLNGALGMLTGDSRTASASAAAAATDVDLEWLRRVIELEQDTDDALQFVRSLRCDLAETQIQVICRGKHLLLPAGSTPIDVAYELGTSVGDRCMGATINGEMAPLTTPLLDGNVVEVYTAPKGKATGPFREWLDHVKAPKAQLHLRRRFAEPEAPAGTIADRIAIGRAALGLALRRRSRGLANDEWLHKLVAQFPDYPDLDTLLVAIADHKLSAETAVDQLIALVDNGPEPTAPAR, encoded by the coding sequence GTGGACGTCAACGCTGCCCTGGGTGCCTCGGATGAGATCTCCATCGCAGCCCGTTTCCGCGGGATGCTGCAGTGGCCGGACCGGCTCGGCCGGCTCTCATCCCCCGCCGACCCGGTGACCGCGCTTGTCCGCGCGCACCGATCGGTGCATCCGGGCGCCGACACCGCACTGCTCCGCCGGGCCTATGTCACGGCCGACCGTGCCCACTCGGGCCAGTTCCGCAAGAGCGGCGAGCCCTATGTCACGCACCCGCTCGCCGTCGCGCAGATCCTCGCCGACCTGGGCATGGACACGACGACCCTGGCCGCGGCGCTGCTGCACGACACGGTGGAGGACACGCCCTACCTGCTCGACACGATGCGGGCCGACTTCGGCGACGAGGTGGCCTACCTGGTCGACGGCGTGACGAAGTTCGAGAAGAGCCACTTCGGTGCCATCGCCGAGGCCGAGACGATCCGCAAGATGATCATCTGGGCCGGGCGGGACGTGCGCGTCCTCGTCATCAAACTCGCCGACCGGCTGCACAACATGCGCACGCTCGACGCCCGATCCCCCGCGTCCCGGGCCCGCATCGCCGGGGCGACCCGCGAGGTGCTGGTGCCGCTCTGCGACCGGTTGGGCATCCAGGCGCTCAAGCGCGAGCTGGAGGACGTGGTCCTCTCCCACCTCGAACCGGAGACCTACGAGGAGATCGACCAGGTGATCCAGAAGCGCGCTCAGTGGAGCGGCTTCCTGGCCCACATCATCGCCTCCGCCGAGCAGGCGCTGCGCGCCGACAAGGTCGACGCCTCCGTCGAGCCACGGCACCGCCACCATTACACGATCTGGCGCGACACCGTCGCCAAGGGCATGAGCCTGCCACCCATCGACACCCCGCGCATCGTGGTGCTGGTCGACGGCCCCGAGGGTGAGTGCTACACGGCGCTCGGCGCGATCCACGGCATGTGGCGCCCGGTGCCCGGCCGGTTCAAGGACTTCATCGCCGCGCCGAAGAACAACCTCTACCGCTCCCTCCACACCACCGTCCTCGGCCCCGACAACCAGCCGATCGAGGTGCTGATCCGCACCGAGGAGATGCACCGCGACGTCGAGTGGGGCATCGTCGCGCGGTTCCGCTTCCCGACGAAGATGCTGCCCGACCGGTTGTCCCGCCCGCTCGGCGCCGCGCTCGGCGCCGCCTGGCCCGCCGCGCTCAGCAAGACCCTGCCCGATGCCCTGCGCCGCCCGCTCAACGGCGCGCTCGGCATGCTCACCGGCGACTCGCGGACAGCCTCGGCCTCGGCCGCCGCCGCCGCGACCGACGTCGACCTGGAGTGGCTGCGCCGGGTCATCGAGCTGGAGCAGGACACCGACGACGCGCTGCAGTTCGTCCGCTCGCTGCGCTGCGACCTCGCCGAGACCCAGATCCAGGTCATCTGCCGGGGCAAGCACCTGCTGCTCCCCGCCGGGTCGACGCCGATCGACGTGGCGTACGAGCTCGGCACCTCCGTCGGCGACCGGTGCATGGGCGCGACGATCAACGGCGAGATGGCACCCCTGACGACACCGCTGCTCGACGGCAACGTGGTCGAGGTCTACACCGCCCCCAAGGGCAAGGCGACCGGACCCTTCCGCGAGTGGCTCGACCACGTCAAGGCGCCCAAGGCACAGCTCCACCTGCGGCGTCGCTTCGCCGAGCCGGAGGCGCCCGCGGGCACGATCGCCGACCGCATCGCCATCGGCCGGGCCGCGCTCGGGCTGGCCCTGCGCCGCCGCAGCCGGGGCCTCGCCAACGACGAGTGGCTGCACAAGCTCGTGGCGCAGTTCCCCGACTACCCCGACCTCGACACGCTGCTCGTCGCCATCGCCGATCACAAGCTCTCCGCCGAGACCGCCGTCGACCAGCTCATCGCTCTCGTCGACAACGGACCCGAGCCGACCGCACCGGCCCGTTGA